One genomic region from Ptychodera flava strain L36383 chromosome 14, AS_Pfla_20210202, whole genome shotgun sequence encodes:
- the LOC139149009 gene encoding monocarboxylate transporter 13-like — protein MENSDRKKSTSVHVDAARQLRQDGGCYGWVVVLAAHICNFFVLGVLQSIGPLFVALQEDFDASSANTSWLLSLMFLFQLGCGPIANVSTRRYGHRVTVMIGSVISSTGYLLSSYAPSIEVVNVTFGGLVGFGYALIVGPSLGIVALYIKRRFVLANSLVMVGSSIGGIVLAPMFQFLINKYGWRDTLFIFAGMNLQMCICALFFKAPESPGNVSGVTGESSQRCEDDSHNKKESSKLRAMVERLDLDLFIKHKQFTVFAIAIFLGLGLGLFGSIPHWYARADDLQLAPLQELAFLVSIFGISGLIGRLLPNLMRRRNSIYVFGFTFIFAGVTNVVSAFAETYASYAVYVGVLGLLNGVLATLMTQVPRDIVGPQKITVAIGLSNPFMAVGAAIGPTTAGLIYDQTGDYDYAFYFYGACSLAAGILVVVTDPFIRPLYRRQSLLDLERGSLPERKSLVGSDGNRRRSEYGSQEHNRKDTQT, from the exons ATGGAAAACTCTGACAGAAAAAAATCCACGAGTGTACATGTAGATGCTGCCCGACAACTACGACAAGATGGCGGCTGTTACGGTTGGGTGGTTGTCCTTGCAGCGCACATCTGTAACTTCTTTGTCTTAGGTGTACTACAGTCTATTGGACCACTGTTTGTGGCTCTGCAAGAGGACTTTGATGCAAGTTCAGCTAACACATCGTGGCTTCTATCATTGATGTTTCTATTTCAACTTGGCTGTG GTCCTATCGCCAATGTGAGTACCAGACGTTATGGTCATCGCGTCACCGTAATGATAGGAAGTGTAATTTCGTCAACAGGCTACCTTCTTAGCTCGTATGCTCCAAGTATCGAAGTCGTGAATGTCACATTTGGAGGTCTAGTAG GATTTGGTTACGCCCTCATTGTTGGTCCAAGCCTTGGTATTGTTGCTCTCTACATCAAGAGAAGATTCGTCCTCGCCAATTCGCTGGTTATGGTCGGTAGCAGCATTGGAGGGATAGTGCTTGCTCCTATGTTTCAATTTCTTATAAACAAGTATGGCTGGAGGGATACGTTGTTCATTTTCGCGGGGATGAATTTACAAATGTGCATCTGTGCTCTGTTTTTCAAAGCACCGGAGTCGCCAGGGAACGTTTCAGGAGTGACAGGAGAGAGTTCACAACGTTGTGAAGACGACTCCCATAACAAGAAAGAATCGTCGAAATTACGAGCTATGGTGGAACGACTCGACCTAGATCTGTTCATCAAGCACAAACAGTTCACTGTCTTTGCCATTGCAATTTTTTTAGGACTTGGGTTAGGTCTCTTTGGTTCAATACCTCACTGGTACGCCCGCGCAGATGATCTTCAACTCGCTCCATTACAAGAGCTGGCCTTCCTAGTGTCGATATTTGGAATCAGTGGATTAATAGGTAGACTTCTTCCTAACTTGATGAGACGCAGAAACAGTATTTATGTGTTTGGCTTTACTTTCATCTTTGCCGGAGTGACAAATGTTGTGAGTGCTTTTGCGGAAACCTATGCCTCGTATGCGGTTTACGTTGGAGTTCTCGGTCTCTTGAACGGTGTTCTTGCAACCCTCATGACTCAGGTACCGAGAGATATCGTTGGCCCACAGAAAATTACTGTAGCGATTGGTTTATCGAATCCGTTTATGGCGGTGGGTGCAGCCATAGGCCCAACCACAGCAG GTTTGATATACGACCAAACTGGCGATTATGACTATGCGTTCTATTTCTACGGTGCATGTTCTTTGGCAGCCGGTATTTTGGTTGTAGTGACCGACCCTTTCATAAGACCTCTTTACAGACGGCAAAGCCTCCTGGATTTGGAAAGGGGTAGTTTACCTGAACGCAAGTCCCTGGTGGGAAGCGATGGAAATCGCCGCAGATCTGAATATGGTAGCCAAGAACACAACAGAAAAGACACACAAACATAA